Genomic segment of Dactylococcopsis salina PCC 8305:
AATCAAACGGGGAAAAAACAGAAAACGGCGGGAGCTTTTACGAATTTACGTTGTACGTTTGACAATTATTCGATCGTCCCTGATCTTGCGGTTTTTAGTAGTAATAATTTTCCCGTTGATGCTGACGGAAAACTGGTGCGCGATCGAGATTTAATTCCCAATTGGATCATTGAATTTTTATCCACTGAAGATCATTCCACTCGCACCATTAATAACATTCTAATCTGCTTACAAAGAGGAACACAATTAGGATGGTTAATTGATGTCTATGAACAAAAAATTATCACTTTTCCTCAAGGGGAACAACCAGACTTAAAAGAAAAAGGTGATTGTTTACCGATTCTAGCAGGATTAAGAACCTTAAATTTATCCGTTGCTGATGTTTTTAATCTTCCCACCTAAGATCAAGATCAGGTGTTTCCCCCCTTACGAAGATAAATCTACGATTTGTCTGTGTTGGGTTTCGCTTCGCTTCACCCAACCTACGTTCTACTCATTGTTCCCCCCTTTCAAAGCCGGAGCGAAGTGAGGAGGTTAGGGGGGATAATACTTACATTTTATCTTCCTAGCTAAAATTATGAACGATCGATTCGCGCTAAACAA
This window contains:
- a CDS encoding Uma2 family endonuclease gives rise to the protein MSPLQSSSQLSRHEFLRYPEIQPAREYINGKIYQKPRLKGKQERVLNRLLEVINQTGKKQKTAGAFTNLRCTFDNYSIVPDLAVFSSNNFPVDADGKLVRDRDLIPNWIIEFLSTEDHSTRTINNILICLQRGTQLGWLIDVYEQKIITFPQGEQPDLKEKGDCLPILAGLRTLNLSVADVFNLPT